The Acutalibacter muris genomic sequence ATTTTCCTTTTCAGTATGCCTTCATAGTCGTTGTCCTCGGCCCAGTCCGGCACCGAATATTCAGTGGACTCAGAATATGAACTGCTCATGCCCACGGTGGTGTTCACCGCCACGGCCACGTTCCCCGTGCCGTACATAGGCTCCAGCAAGCCCAGCACCTGCCTGGTAAGGCGCTTATTCATCGAATCCTCCAGCTCCATGCGCTTGGCGGCCACGTCGCTCACGTCCCCGCCGTCGGTGCCGTCATAGGTGTTGCCCTGGGAATCCCTGATGTCCACCTGGTCTATGTCCAGGCCCTTCACCGCGTGGCTGACGGCGTTTTTGATGGCCTCGGCCAGCTTCGCGTTGATGGGCGCGTCGTCGGTCATGGTCACTATCACCGAGGCGCTGGCCTCAAGGGTGCTGTCCTGGCTCAGGACGAACCTGCGGTCCTCGCCCAGGGCTATATTCACCGTCGCGTCGTGCACGCCCTCAAGGTTGCGGATAGTGGCCTCCAGCCGCTCTTGGATCTGATAAAGGGTCAGCTGTGCCCTGTCCGACTCCGTGGAAAGGGAACTGATATTGTCCAGGTACAGGTTATAGTTTGCCCCCGAGTCAAGATAGCCCCCGCCAATGACCCCGGCCTTCAGCTTTGCCTCCTGGTCGGCAGGCACCATAATAGTGTCCTCACCCCTGACCTCGAAGTCGGCCCCGATCTCGGTCAGATAGGCGCAGACCCTCGTCATGTCCTCGCCGGTCAGATTGGTAAAGAGCTCCTTGGATTCAGTTTTGGAGCCGGTGGCCAGCACTATTGCCACCACCACCAGGGTAACCACGACACCCGCGATTATTATACCCTTCACGGTCCTGCTAAGGCCGCCGACGGTCCCCTTAACCTTTTGCCAAACGTCTTTTGCCTTTTCTTCCAATTTTCCGTTACCTCCTCAGCCCGACAGCAAGTTATTTTCCAGCTTTACAGGCTGATACGCATTATCTCGTTATACGCCTCTACGGCCTTGTTGCGAAGCTGCACCAGAAGGTTCACGGACATCTCATACTTGGAGCTGGCCAAGGTCAGCTCCGCCGGGTTGTCCAGCTGGCCCGTGGCCATCAGATATTGCAGTTGGGTCTTCTGGGCGTCGGTCTCCTTCACATTATCGATGGCAGACTTAAAAATTCCGCCGAACATACTTTCAAAGCCTGTCTCCGTCTTGGCTTCAGGCTTCTCTGTTTCCCATAGCGGGGACAGCGGCGTTATCTCATTTATAAGCATAAAGCAAACCTCCTATACAGTCCGTTGCAGAATTCTTCTGAATTTCGACAATAAAACAAATATATTATAACTCTTTGCGCGGCTCATTTCAAGGCTTGGAAACCTCCAAATTCAGCCAAAATTCGACACGTTTTTGCTCCGCTTTTCAGCTAATTCTCCGAGAAAAGCCCAAAGGGCCTTATCTGCTGCCCAGCTCCAGTCCCCTGGCGATAACCGTCTTTAGGGTGGAAAAGGCCGTGACATTGGCCGAATAGGCCTGGGTCGCCGCCATTGCGTCCGTAATCTCCTTTACAAGGATCACATTGGGCATCTCAAGATATCCCTGGTCGTTTGCGTCGGGGTGCGTCGGGTCATAGCTGATGGGAAAGTCGCTCTCGTCCTCGATTATGTCGGTGACCTTCACGCCCCCGGCCTTCTCCGCCCCACGGTTGGAGGCGCCCACCGCCGCGTCCGCCATAGCCCTGCGGAAGCTGTTCCGGCCGCCCTCGGCCTCGAACACCACCATCTTCCGGCGATAGGGCCCCTCGCCGTTTTCCGTGCGTGTTGTGCTCATATTCGTGATATTCTCGGATATCACGTCCAGCCTCAGCTGCTGGGCCGTCAATCCCGAGCCTACAATATTTATGGTGCCTAAAAATGCCATGGCTATGTCCTTGCCTTTCTATAAATATATAGTCAATTTACCATTAGTATTCGGTAAAGCTTACCCTTATCCGCTGATAGCCGTGCGCAGTGCCGCCAGGTCGCTGTTCAGGCTTTGGTACACATACTGCATCTGATAGGCGTTGCGCACAAGCTCGGTCATCTGCTCGGTGACGTTCACGCCGTTCTCATCCCTGCGCGCCACCTCCTCCAGCTCCCTTGCCTGCCAGGAGGAGTTCTCAATGGCCTCCCGCATGGTCTTCTTCGTAAGCTTGTTCCGCCCGTGGTCCGCGGCCTCCAGCTCCCGCTGGAACTCCTCCTCAAAGGTGACCAGCTTGGCCCGGTAGTTTGGCGTCTCCGCGTTGGCAATATTGTCCAGCAGCGCCGTCTGCTTGGTCCACAGGAATTCCATGGACTTCTCCATCATGCGCATACTATTATTGGTAATACCCTCCATAGCGTCCTCCTATTTGCAAAACAAGATTTTCCGAATATCTGCCAGGGTTTACACTATATCTTGTTTAAAAATACTATCTGGAAACCAGCGGCTTCGCACGCCGTCCCTCAGAAAGTATATCACAATCTCAATCCAACTTCAACCCCCAGGCCGGATTTTTTCTCTGGGATTCTTCTCCAGCGGCAAAATACCCAAAAACCGGGGGACAGCCGCGCCTGAAACAGTGTATGAGATATTATAGTGAATTATTTTTACTAATCTGTCGACGGCTATAGTATAACGCCCTTGGCGGCTGTGGGCTCCCTGTAAATACCGCCTATTCCATCTCCAGCCGCGTCACCTCATTGCCCTCCAGCTTGTAGAGCGCGGTGCCGTCCCTGGCCATCAGGAAAGTGCCCTCGGGGTGGTTTGTGCCCACCTCAGACTCATCATAAACTGTAATTTTCAAACAGGGAAGGCCGTCCACAGGCACGGCCTTTTCTGTGGGGTACATCTGATAGCCGGACATATCCTCCCCCGGCAGCCCCAGTATCTCAGGGTCAAGGCTCTTGAAGCGCGTGATGGCCTCGTCCACGGTCATCATCACCAGCTTCTCGCCGTTGGCTTCGCTAACTTCACTGCTGGCGGCTGCAGAGCTCACCAGGGAGCCGGAGCCGTTCACTGCCGGGTCCGAGGCCTGGGCAAGGGTAATAGAGGAGGACGAGGAGTTCCCTCCCCCGCCGCACCCGGCCAGCATCAGCCCCAAGGCCGCCCCGCAGACAGCCAGGGCAAGGCTGTTCAGTTTCATGGAAATCTTCCTTTCGTTATACGCTTATCTATGTCAAGTGGTTTGCCGGTCCTTATACCGTATGGTCACCTGGTCGTTGGGGCGCAGCACCTGGCTGAACTGCCCCTCCGCTCCGTTTACAAGCAGGTCCACCGGCCGGTCAAGCTTTGAAAAGTCCATGCCAGAGCGCTCCAGAAGGTCCATAAGGTAGTAGTCCCCCCCCTGCTCCTTTGGCTCCAGCCGCAGGGGCGCGCCGTTGAGCACCACCGGCAGCCCCCCGAAGGAAAGCTGCAGGGGCTCCTCGGGCGGCTCCTTTGGCTTTGGCTCGGCCTGCCTCTTCGGCTCCGTCTTTGCTTCCTGTTCCGCCTTTTGCTCCGGCTGGGGCTTGACCTTTTGTTCCGCTATAGGTCCCGGCTTTGGTTTAGGCTTAGGCTCTGCCGCTTTCTCCTTGGCGGGTTCTTGCTTTGTCTCTGTCTTTGCGGCCGGCTCCATAATTGGCTCCGGTTTAGACGTAAACACCGGCCTTGGGGGCTCGGGCTTTGGCAGGGGCTTCGCCTGCTCTGGCGCCCGCACCCGCCGCTGCTGCCTTGGGGGCACCGGCGCGCCCTGGGCCTGCACCTCATCCCCCTGGCGTATGGAGTAGTCCATAGGCTGGGGACGGCCGTTCACCGTCACCTCCCCGGGGTAGTCCTGCCCCAGCAGCTCTCCAAGGGTCATGACGGCCGCCTGACCGGAACGGGCGGGGGTGAACTCTATCCTGTCCCCGGCCCGGACCACCGTGCTGAACTGGGCCTCCCGGCCGTTTATGCTTATCTGCGACTCCACCCCCGGCAGCCCATGGAGGAACTCCCGCTGGCCGTTAAGGGTGAAGCTGAGGTTTGCCCCGGTTCTGCCCATCATGTCGCCGTAGTGGAACCCGTTCATCAAGAGCACGTCCCGCAGGCTTAAGGCGCCGTTTCTAAAGAGCTTCGCCGGATAGCCGTTCAGGGTAACCATATAGCTGTCGTTTATCATCCCCAGGGCTGCCGAGGCCCCAATGCCCAGGGGCGTGGCGTATTCCGGGTCCTCCAGCTGGTACTCGTCGGAGAAGGCGCTGTTTGTAAAGTGGTTCCCCGCCAAGGCCACCCTGGCCTCGCTCATATCCAGTTCCCCGGCCACCAGCGCCGGCAGCCCCTGGAGCTTGCTCCCGCCCCCCGCCAGGAACACCGCCGAGGGCGCCCCGCCGTTGAGCTCCAATATCTTCTCCGCAATCTCCTTGGCCAGCTTCTGGGCTGCGGGCTGTATCACCTCGCTGAGGTTCGCCGGACTTATCTCGTGCTTTATTCCCAGGATATCCGGGTACTGCGCCGGCTCCATGGACCCAAGGGAGAGCTTCAGCCGCTCGCCGGTCTTGAAATCCACCAGCAGGCTGCGCATCAAAAGCTCGGTTATCTCGTCCCCGGCCACGGTGGCCATGGTGTACCCCACCACGCTGCCCTCCCGGCAGACAGCAATATCCGAGGTGCCCGCGCCTATGTCCACCAGCACCAGGTTCAAAAGCCTGATACCGGCGGGTATGGCCGCGTTCAGAGCGGCGATGGGCTCTAAAGTCAGGCTTGAGACCTCCAGTCCCAGCCGGTTCGTAACGGCATAAAGGCTCTCCACCACCCCGCTGGGCAGGAAGGTGGACACCACGTCGGCCTCGAACACCTGGCCCCTATGGTCCATCAAGTTTGTCATGGGGTAGCCGTCCACCGTGTACTGCCTGGCGGTATACCCTACCATGTAGAAGCGGCCCTGGCCCGCGCTGTCCCCGGCGATAAGCCGCTCCGCCTCGGTGACGGCCCCGGCCTCCAGCTGTCCTATCAGGTCCGCGTCGGCCCTTCTCAGCTCATCGAATTTCAAGGTGAAGCTGGCGCTCTGGGACCTGAGGGCACGACCCGCCGCCGCCACGCACACCCTTCTCAGCTTCGTGCCGGACTTCTCCTCCAGCCGCCGTATGACCTCCCCGGCCACGGCGGCCACCTGCTCGATCTCCACAATCTGGCCGTCCAGCATGGCCCGGCGGCCGTGCTCCTCCTTCTCGATGGCCGTCACATAGAGGCGGCCCTGCTCCACCCGGCCCAGCATACCGATAATGCTCCGGGTGCCGATATCCAGGGCAAATACCGTGCCGGCCTCCTGCTCTTTCATCATGAACCTCACCTCTCTAAAGGAAACCGGACGGCCCAATAAGTATAGGCCGTCCGGCTATGTTCTTTATTTAACAGCAGCCTGCGGCAAGCTCTTAATACTTGTCGTACCCTGCTCCGTTGAAGCTGTCGCTGGAGCTCACGCTGCCGCTGTTGGTATGGACGGGAGCGGTGACCATGGGACCCTCTGCGCTATAGTCCCGCATACGGAACTTTGACATAAGCTGGTTCATGATCTGGGCCTGAGAGGACAGCTGCTCGCTGGCGGCGGCGCTCTCCTCGCTGGTGGCAGAGTTGCTCTGTACAACGGCGGAAATCTGGCTGATGCCCTCGCGGATCTGCTCGATGGACTCGGCCTGGTGCTCGGTGGTGTCGGCCACGTCGCCCATCTTGGCCACGGCACCGTTCACCATGCCCACGGTCTTATCAAGGGCCGCAGACACCTCGGCCACGTATTCGCTGCCCTTCTGCACGGCGGAGATAGCGTGTTCGATGCGCTCCTTGGTGGCGTTGCTGGCCTCGTCGGACTTGGAGGCAAGCACGCGCACCTCATCGGCCACAACCGCAAAGCCCTTGCCGGCAACGCCCGCGCGGGCAGCCTCGACGGCGGCGTTCAGGGCCAGAATGTTGGTCTGGAAAGCGATCTGGGAAATGGAATCGATAATGGTGCCCACCTCTTCGGCGGCGGCCTTTATGTCGTTCATAGCGCCAACGGTGCCCTGCATCAGGTCGCTGCACACGGTAATCTGGGCGGAGGCGTCGTTAGACAGCTGGCTGGAATCCCGTGCCAGGGTAACGCCCTCTTCGGCGCCCTGGGCAATCTCGGTAATGGTGGCGGACAGCTCCTCCACGGCGCTGGCCTGCTCGGTGGCGCCCTGCGCCAGGGTCTGTGCGCTGTTGGATACCTGGTCCGCGCCGGAGGAAACCTGATCGGCAGAGGACTGTATCTGGGTCAGGGCAACGGACAGGCTGCGGTTGATGCCGCGTATGGACTTGAGCAGGCCGCTCAGAGCGCCCACATAGGACTCCTCGGCATTAGTGCGCACGTCGAAGTCGCCGTCGGCCATAGCCTCCAGCAGCCGGTTCGTGTCGTTGATAACGTTGCTGAGGACTGTCTGGCTGGTGCGAAGGGCATGGCACATATCGCCCAGTTCGTTTTTGCTCTCAAAGTGCACCGGAAGGTCCAGCTTGCCCTCGCTGTAGCCGATAAGGGCGGTGCGGACCTCCTCAACGGGTCCGGTAATGCTTCTGATGATGCGCAGCTCAAGCAGCATGACCAGTACAGTGCCCAGAATCAGCGCGGCGATAATAGCCACGATGGAGATGGTGACCAGGTTCTCCTGCCGCTTAACAATGCTGTCCTGCTCGGCGGTAATGGCGGTCTGTAAGGCGCTGGCCGCGTCGTCGACCTTCGTGAGTGCCGGTGTACACTCCTCTTGGACCATACGGATGGCCTCCTCCTGGTCTCCGCCAAGGGCCGTGTTCATAATGTTGGGTACTGCCTCTCCCCAAACCTGCACGGCGCTTATGTAATCATCTATGAGAGTTGAATCGCTCAGCACGTTGAGGCTCCTCAGCTCGGTGATGTAGTCGGAGAGGGGTGAAAGGCTATCTGTGGTTTTGGTCGCGGACTGCTGGCCGCTCTCCCCTTGGGGATCCAGAACCACGTCCCTCAAGTAACGCGCCGTCATGTTGACCTGAAGACGGCAGGTCCTTACAAGGTCGCTGGCGCGGACTTCCGTGTCGATAATGCCCTGATAGCTGGATGACTGGATGTTCATGATTACCAGCGACACCACAACGATGATGATGCTGACCAGAACTGTGACGCTGAAGCCCATGATAAGGCTCATCTTGACCTTCATGTTTTTGAGCATGACTGCTCCTCCTTCTTTCTTTGGACTTGATTGACTCGGTTGCAGCGAGGGTGTGCCTTGTGAAAAAGAGCGGCTTTCACGCGCTCTCTTTTAGAAAGCACCGGTCTCTCCGCCGCTGCGCAGGCTCCATCATGCGCGGCTTTGAAACTGCCATAATAGATTATAAGCCTTTACACCGCGTTTGTCAATAAGCTTTGTCCGGTAAAGGCGGCAAAATACTCCCTCAGCATTTCCCTAACGTCTATTATAGACCCGGGTCCCTGAATTGTCAAATGGTTATTTTTTCGCACACCACAACATTTTATGTACGCTCCCGCCGCCATACTATATAGCGGTGTACAGTATAGAGAAATTTTTTCACACGATATCCCCAAAGCGGCCCTTCTGCACGTCGCCCACTATCCGGCCGTCCACCAGGGTTATCACCCGCCGGCGCATGAGGTTCACGAACTGCCTTGCCCCTGTGGCCATAAGCACCGTTGTCCCCCTGTGGTTCATCTCGTCCAGAAGGTGCATCATGTCCCAGATGCTGTCGTCGTCCATATCGTCGGTTATCCTGTCCAGTATAAGTATGGGCGGGCTGTAAAGTATGGCCTTGGCAAGCTCTATCCTCCTGCGCTCCGAGGCGCTGAACTCCCCCGGATACTTCTCCTCGCTGTCCGGCAGCCCCACAAGGGCCAGGGCCTTCGCAATCAGCGGACCGTCGGTAAGGGTGCCGCCGACCCTCCCGAACCTCCCCGGGGGGCACAGGTTCTCGAACACGGTGGCGCTGCGCACAAGGCTTGGCTCCTGGGGCACCCTGCCGAAGATATAGGGCAGCTTTTTCTCCTGGCGGCGCTTCAGCTTCGAGAGATTCACCTGGTCCAGGTAGACCGCGCCCTCGTCGGGCTGCAAAAGGCCGGATATCAGGTTAAGAAGGGTGCTGCTGCCCGCCCCGCGGCTGCCCACGAAGAACACGAACTCCCCCTGGGCTATCTCCAGGTTAACCCTCGAGAGGGTCTCAAAGCCCCGGCGGCCTGGCCGCAGCCCCCCTCCTCCTTTCTGTCCCTTATATATTTTTGAAACGTCCTCCAAGCGTATGGTTGGCATCTCCGATACGGCTCCTTTACAAAACCAAAGTTTTTTGATATAATCTTGTCGGTATATTCGTTTTAAGACCCGCCCCGTCTCAAGGAGGAGCCTGTGAAAGACCCGCGTTACAAAAAAAACCACAGCCTATTGATCCCCACCCTGCTGCTGGCGCTGTTCTGCGTCGGCGGCATGGAGCTTCTCTTCTGCGCACATTTCTCCCCGGCGCTGTACCACAGGATAACGGACCCGGTGGTGGAGCCTGTAACCCGGGCGGCCCGGGCCGTAAAGGCCCGGCTGGACCAATGGGAGTTCGACCTGCGTCTGGACCGCACCCTTGCCGATATCGGGGAGTTCTCCGCTCAATATAAGCAGCCCCGGCCCATGCCCCTTCCAGAGCGGCCCCAGTACGCCATATACCCCGAGCTGCTGGAGCCCCCGCCGGAGCCGGCCGAGCCCGCCCTGACCGAATTCACAGAGGAGAACGGCCAAAGCATACTCACCGGCGGCACCCCGGTGGTCTACTATAACCAGGGGGACCCCCAGTGGCGGGATAAGCCCTTCGGCACGGACTACATAGGCAAATACGCCTGCGGGCCCACGGTAATGGCCATTATAGTTTCGACACTGACGGACACGGATACCGACCCGGAGAAAATGTCCGCCTGGGCCTATGACAACGGCTACTGGTGCTCCGGCAGCGGGTCCTATCCCAGCCTTATCCAAGGGGCCTCAAAGACCTTCGGCATAGAGTGCCGCGAGGCAAAGGACTGCGACGCGAAAATGCTGCGCTCACACCTTGAGGGCGGCGGCCTTGCCGTGGCCCTGGTGGGCCCGGGGCACTTCACCAAAAGCGGGCACTTCATACTGCTCCACGGCACCTCCTCCGCGGGGGAGGTGCTGGTGGCGGACCCCAACAGCCGCAAGAACAGCCTGGCCCTCTGGGACCCCCAGGTTATACTTGAGGAGGCAAAGGCCAGCAGCGGCGACGGGGTCTGTATCTGGCTGCTGGGGTGAAGCCGCGATTTGCCGCTTCTAAATTATAGCACCTTTTCCCTTCCTCTACAAGTCAAATTTTGCAAAAACGCCGCCCGGATTGTTATCCCGGCGGCGCTTTTCTTCGGTTTACCGATATTTCTTATAGAAGGACTTATTGCCCCCCATCCTGACGCTTATATGCTTATCCATCTCCCTGCACCGCCGCAGAAGCCTTTGGTTCTGCTTCACTTGGGCGCACAGGGCAGCCTCCTCGGGCCCCTGCTGTTCTCCGCCCTCCAGAAGCTCTCTGGCCCGTATGGCGTCCTCCTCCGGGAGCTCCAGCAGCCGGCGGCGCAGCTGCCCGTCCGCCTCCTGAAGCTGGTTCGCGGGCTCGCCGCGCATATTCAGCAGCATCTGCACAGATATCTCGTCCCTGCGGTCAAGGGCTTCGCCCAACTGGCGGGTCAAATCCTCAAACTCACTGAGCTTCACATATAGGAGCCGCTCCTTTAAAAGCAGTTCCTCCAATATCCGGATATCCATCTGCCGCCCCCTAGCTTCGCGCGCCGGCGGCCTTCCTCTCGGCTTCCTCGGCACAGTTCTTTTCAGCCTGACGGAAGCTGTCCCGCAGCTCGCCTATCATTCGGTGTACCTCCTCCAGCACCTGCTTGTTCCGGCCTATCTTTACCCGCGCCATCTGATACCCGAAGTAGTCGTACAGCTTGTGCATATTCTGGCTTATAGGGTACTGGTCGTCTAGGATATCGTCCAGGTAGTTGATTATGGCCACGCTCTTGTCGGCGTAGGTCTCAAGCAGGTCGTACTGTTGCTGGTCTATGGCCAGCCCGCAGCGCATAAGGTCCTTCATCAGCTCATCAAACAGCAGCAGGAGCAATTCATCGGGCGTCATGGTGCTTATGGATCGTTCCTTATATTGTTGTATCGGATCGTGTTCCATTAGGTCCCTCTTTTTCTGTTTCTATAGATATATTCATCAGCCGCCCATCATGCCGGACAGCGCGGAGCTCTGAGAGTTCATCTGGTTTATGAGCATTTCCAGCCGTGTGAACTGGTTCGTGTAGAAGTCTATGCGGTCGCTCATCTTATCCTGCCACTTGTCGATCTGCTTTTGCAGGCTGTCTATCTTGTCTTGTATCTCGTTGTCGCTCAGGGAGTAGCTGGAAAGGGTGGTGCCGGCCTTCTTCACCAGGATTCCGGGGCTGCCTATGGAGGTCTTGCCGTACATCTCCAGGGTGCTCTTCAGTCCGGCCATTATGCCGTTGGAGGACGCCCCCGTGGAGGTGCTGGCGGTAAAGGCGTTCTTTACCTTGTCGGGGTCGGAGTCCAGGGCGCTGCGCAGCTTCTCCTCGTCCAGGTTCAGGGTGGACAGGCCGTTAGAAGAGGAGTATTCCACACTGAGGCCTATGCTGCGAAGGGCCGCGCCTATCTCCCCGGAACTCTGCACGGACTGGGT encodes the following:
- the flgC gene encoding flagellar basal body rod protein FlgC codes for the protein MAFLGTINIVGSGLTAQQLRLDVISENITNMSTTRTENGEGPYRRKMVVFEAEGGRNSFRRAMADAAVGASNRGAEKAGGVKVTDIIEDESDFPISYDPTHPDANDQGYLEMPNVILVKEITDAMAATQAYSANVTAFSTLKTVIARGLELGSR
- a CDS encoding flagellar M-ring protein FliF C-terminal domain-containing protein — translated: MEEKAKDVWQKVKGTVGGLSRTVKGIIIAGVVVTLVVVAIVLATGSKTESKELFTNLTGEDMTRVCAYLTEIGADFEVRGEDTIMVPADQEAKLKAGVIGGGYLDSGANYNLYLDNISSLSTESDRAQLTLYQIQERLEATIRNLEGVHDATVNIALGEDRRFVLSQDSTLEASASVIVTMTDDAPINAKLAEAIKNAVSHAVKGLDIDQVDIRDSQGNTYDGTDGGDVSDVAAKRMELEDSMNKRLTRQVLGLLEPMYGTGNVAVAVNTTVGMSSSYSESTEYSVPDWAEDNDYEGILKRKIWEGSLVPGDDAAGGPVGTQPNADIPGYFEDYQPTGDEDSLSGSGEKEFENNKTVTQSQRMAGYIEDVTVSVTINSDVPNQASIDALVGHVANAVGLTQDQTDKISVLAAPFWSPEESNQPADTQPMLNPLGDVPLWVYLALLAGLFLFMTLFAVFILLGRRRSRRQIQQLEPAVEMGPPVILEPIEEEPEPAGADIMDVHTEKSMELRRSVRELAESNPEIAAQAIKALLRGDEDSNA
- a CDS encoding cell division ATP-binding protein FtsE translates to MPTIRLEDVSKIYKGQKGGGGLRPGRRGFETLSRVNLEIAQGEFVFFVGSRGAGSSTLLNLISGLLQPDEGAVYLDQVNLSKLKRRQEKKLPYIFGRVPQEPSLVRSATVFENLCPPGRFGRVGGTLTDGPLIAKALALVGLPDSEEKYPGEFSASERRRIELAKAILYSPPILILDRITDDMDDDSIWDMMHLLDEMNHRGTTVLMATGARQFVNLMRRRVITLVDGRIVGDVQKGRFGDIV
- the flgB gene encoding flagellar basal body rod protein FlgB, which codes for MEGITNNSMRMMEKSMEFLWTKQTALLDNIANAETPNYRAKLVTFEEEFQRELEAADHGRNKLTKKTMREAIENSSWQARELEEVARRDENGVNVTEQMTELVRNAYQMQYVYQSLNSDLAALRTAISG
- a CDS encoding methyl-accepting chemotaxis protein; the protein is MLKNMKVKMSLIMGFSVTVLVSIIIVVVSLVIMNIQSSSYQGIIDTEVRASDLVRTCRLQVNMTARYLRDVVLDPQGESGQQSATKTTDSLSPLSDYITELRSLNVLSDSTLIDDYISAVQVWGEAVPNIMNTALGGDQEEAIRMVQEECTPALTKVDDAASALQTAITAEQDSIVKRQENLVTISIVAIIAALILGTVLVMLLELRIIRSITGPVEEVRTALIGYSEGKLDLPVHFESKNELGDMCHALRTSQTVLSNVINDTNRLLEAMADGDFDVRTNAEESYVGALSGLLKSIRGINRSLSVALTQIQSSADQVSSGADQVSNSAQTLAQGATEQASAVEELSATITEIAQGAEEGVTLARDSSQLSNDASAQITVCSDLMQGTVGAMNDIKAAAEEVGTIIDSISQIAFQTNILALNAAVEAARAGVAGKGFAVVADEVRVLASKSDEASNATKERIEHAISAVQKGSEYVAEVSAALDKTVGMVNGAVAKMGDVADTTEHQAESIEQIREGISQISAVVQSNSATSEESAAASEQLSSQAQIMNQLMSKFRMRDYSAEGPMVTAPVHTNSGSVSSSDSFNGAGYDKY
- a CDS encoding cell division protein FtsA, encoding MMKEQEAGTVFALDIGTRSIIGMLGRVEQGRLYVTAIEKEEHGRRAMLDGQIVEIEQVAAVAGEVIRRLEEKSGTKLRRVCVAAAGRALRSQSASFTLKFDELRRADADLIGQLEAGAVTEAERLIAGDSAGQGRFYMVGYTARQYTVDGYPMTNLMDHRGQVFEADVVSTFLPSGVVESLYAVTNRLGLEVSSLTLEPIAALNAAIPAGIRLLNLVLVDIGAGTSDIAVCREGSVVGYTMATVAGDEITELLMRSLLVDFKTGERLKLSLGSMEPAQYPDILGIKHEISPANLSEVIQPAAQKLAKEIAEKILELNGGAPSAVFLAGGGSKLQGLPALVAGELDMSEARVALAGNHFTNSAFSDEYQLEDPEYATPLGIGASAALGMINDSYMVTLNGYPAKLFRNGALSLRDVLLMNGFHYGDMMGRTGANLSFTLNGQREFLHGLPGVESQISINGREAQFSTVVRAGDRIEFTPARSGQAAVMTLGELLGQDYPGEVTVNGRPQPMDYSIRQGDEVQAQGAPVPPRQQRRVRAPEQAKPLPKPEPPRPVFTSKPEPIMEPAAKTETKQEPAKEKAAEPKPKPKPGPIAEQKVKPQPEQKAEQEAKTEPKRQAEPKPKEPPEEPLQLSFGGLPVVLNGAPLRLEPKEQGGDYYLMDLLERSGMDFSKLDRPVDLLVNGAEGQFSQVLRPNDQVTIRYKDRQTT
- a CDS encoding C39 family peptidase; amino-acid sequence: MKDPRYKKNHSLLIPTLLLALFCVGGMELLFCAHFSPALYHRITDPVVEPVTRAARAVKARLDQWEFDLRLDRTLADIGEFSAQYKQPRPMPLPERPQYAIYPELLEPPPEPAEPALTEFTEENGQSILTGGTPVVYYNQGDPQWRDKPFGTDYIGKYACGPTVMAIIVSTLTDTDTDPEKMSAWAYDNGYWCSGSGSYPSLIQGASKTFGIECREAKDCDAKMLRSHLEGGGLAVALVGPGHFTKSGHFILLHGTSSAGEVLVADPNSRKNSLALWDPQVILEEAKASSGDGVCIWLLG
- a CDS encoding flagellar export chaperone FliS, with amino-acid sequence MEHDPIQQYKERSISTMTPDELLLLLFDELMKDLMRCGLAIDQQQYDLLETYADKSVAIINYLDDILDDQYPISQNMHKLYDYFGYQMARVKIGRNKQVLEEVHRMIGELRDSFRQAEKNCAEEAERKAAGARS
- a CDS encoding flagellar hook-basal body complex protein FliE; this translates as MLINEITPLSPLWETEKPEAKTETGFESMFGGIFKSAIDNVKETDAQKTQLQYLMATGQLDNPAELTLASSKYEMSVNLLVQLRNKAVEAYNEIMRISL